The genomic interval ATACCAAAAGTAAGTAAGTTCAACATCGTTAGACCAACACTTTGATAAAAAAGGATTCTTGCCAGaatttgattgtttttgtttatgttaacagtttattattaattgatgtttaaaaaatcatacttCTTGCATgcttataaaatcattgatatatttgtttttgttaaaaccctatttattaactttttctactgataatcattgaatttaaattttgtttactactttcatgtttctttttttctgcAGGATGCTCGTGTAACATGGCTAATGTGATAGttgttaacaatttttatgaaCTATATTTTCGAGAAGAAGATACctataatttgattattttatacaataaatccCAAACATTGTTGATAATGTCAATAGTGAGACCAAAACGTAGATGTGCAGCAAGACAAACATAATCATAGTTTTGCTGATCCATGTGCTGTATTATCTAAATCAGCAACTTGAAAATCTTGTGATGCtgcagatgaaaataaaattgaaattaaaactaTGTTGGCTGATCGTATACAAataactgataaaaattatgactatttatgaaatataaacgGTCACCGTGCAACAATGtatcaacaaattattaatatccaTACATGATAAGTTGTCGAACAAATGACGTTGGACGATGTAAAGTTGATAAAGAATTGGTAAAAGCAcctggtaaatttttaattctttatgcaaagttttgatattttcaacatggatataaatattagaatatattgaaaattattcagaAATGAGACCATGAAAATGCACACGTATTGATGGAAATTTTAGAAtagaatatttacaatataatattcgttcatttaacaataaagattattctttttttttgattaacaaCCACAAGAGCTGCTGGTGTTGGTCTTGATATAATGGGTGCTAATACTGTTATAATATTTACTGTGTGTGTTTAAATCCAAAAAAgtccaaataatatattgttgattttgaggaatatgaaattaatagtaataaataaaaatattgttattgaataACAACATTGAGTCTTGCTACGAAAAATTGAGCactttcaaaaatatttttaccatcaaaatcattatttttttttatataattgctTTGATAAAAATGTACACAATATTATTGGATATAATTTACAACGTCAGCTAGGTAACTTAATAAAGAGTTGAGTTcactatttataatttgagTTTTGTTATATTCAATCTCTTCTAGCATCCCAAATTTTTGTAATGTtgacaaacaaaatttattgtcaagtGAACAAGttgatatgattttattacagtaatattttttatgttacttgttaattttttaaaaagttactTATCGATCATCATCACCCAGTAAATTGTTTGTCTGTTTAATATGGATCAacaaatttgttgataaaccTGATATATTCGTTTGACATTGCTCTAAGATAATCGCATAAATAAACCTGCgctataacaatatttattaaaaatagttagcGCATAAGTACGGCTGAGAACAATCAGCGCCAAATTGGCAAATTTGAGAAGCTCGAGGTACAGgacatattttgtcccattTGGCCTATCCCCCACTACAGGGAGTTGACTCTCcttctttctagtcttcttggatAGGACGTTAGCAATATAGGAGTATTACATATATGGTTCCTTTGCGCTCGGTTCGAATTCGGTTTTTTCAAGCCTCATGGACGCTTCATATTACGATATCCAAGACACctcatttttttgttggtttcttATAGGAAATATTCTCaggattacgggaaaaatacggaaaaaattcctacgaatgcgcaaagtgAGTAGTGTACCTAAAGTGTTAAAAATGGgatttgatatgaaaaatacgACTATTTATCGATTATGTAAATAtactttgtaaaatataattatttccaGAATCTAGTAACGGCATTTGATAAAACTCGTCGAGGTAAAGAAAAAagtcgaaataaaaatttcaatatctcAAATAGTTTTCGAGGtgcgataatttaaaaatttcgatatattgatttttttttttaaattttaataatggaaTTTGCTAAACCTCGTCAAGGAGAAAAGCCTATAGAAAAACTCTCGGTCTtcgaatagttttttttttcatcgatatttttcgaaacatgtatactatttttttttttttacttagctaaatttttttacttagctaaatattttatttagctaTATCTTCTtatacatcttttccttagctatattttttacttagctataatttttacttagctaaatattttacttagctatattttttacttagtcacaattatagccaaacacacaatatctacataattttacttagctaaatattttacttagctatattttttactcagtCACAATTATcaagccaaacacacaatatctacataatctTACTTAGCTAggtattttacttagctgaatattttacttagctagattttttacttagctatattttttacttagctatattttttccttagctacatcttttccttagtctTAATATAGATAAACAAACAATACCTACATATTTTTACAAGCCAAAATATTTCACTTAGTCAATAATCTaaaaactattcgagatatcgaagtTTTTAtatgggatttttttttctcctcgaCGAGTTCTATCGAATTCCATtattgaaattcaaaaaaatcaatatatcgaaatttttaaattatcgcaTTATTCgagatattgaaatttttatttcgacttttttctttaactgGACGAGTTTCATCGAATGCCGTTATTAGATTTctatagaaataattatattttacaaagtaTGTTTacataaccgataaatagccgtatttttcatattaaactcaatttttaaccactttgcgcattcgtaggaattttttccgtatttttcccgtaatcctGAGAAAATTTCCTTTaagaaaccaacaaaaaaatggGGTGTCTCGGATATCGTAATCTTGCCGCTTCATGTCCTGAAAACACAGCCAAAAGTAAACACATAAAAGCGTACACATCTAAAAAGTGGCTCGTTTAGGGCTTTTGTTTTGGTATAGTCAAACGTTTCGCTTCTATACTATACTATACTGTACTATACCATAAAGTTGATTGACTGCGATTACAAAACCGCAGTCCTAATTACAGGGCATTACTAATTTACTTTTTCCtctactggcggcgcttgtagagcttttgtatgtgaaatctatataaaaaaaatttgacaagcgccatcaccggcaaaaaaaagccctaaattgtaaaaaatttgccttgtgaattggactgcggcTGTGTTCACTTTTGAAAACCGAAAAAGGGGCACCCTTATTGCAGCCAATGGGacatgttccattttttcgtgCAAGACAGTGCAAGATCTTGTTGCAAGAACTTGCATGAgatttctatagcgtggagacACCGCTTAACGTACAACGCTAGTAAACTTGATGgaatgagaatgttctgaaattttgagattagataaataaaataataacgaaTCTTAATATGCCCTTAGAATTATAGGTAAtaatattcgttttttttatattaattattaaagtagGCCTGTTTTAGAGAGGTTATACATGGCTCTTATGGGAGCAAGTGTGACTAAATAATTTGGAACATAAACAAATGTGGTCAAATGGAATGACAGATTTCCCAAAAACtactgaattataaaaaaaaatatcaagttttttttgataccaatattattaaaggggcatattagatttttgtaattataaaaactatccacaaaaaaatggaatttcaTCAGGTTTTTCACTGTTTATCACCATCAATCTGACAACATAATAAACACAattcagtgttttttttttaaatacgattataaaatttttttttatggaaaaataattctttatgctataaaataattatactgatcaaaatatatataaataatgattgatttcatacataaaaaactaattgaaaatatttttttttatttatttggggTTGTCAAGCATGAATATTTCCTGTGTTAAAGCATAGGAGCTGGATTTAGGCCACGCCCCGAAAATTTTGCTAGCGTTGTACGTTAACCCAGTATAGGCCGGCTTTTATAGTCCATAGCATGGAGGTGTTTTTCAGATCAGGCTGGATCCGTATCGCCGTGAGTCAGACATTtccagaaaatttttttcccagATATTCAAATATCGGATTGAATTCAAATATATCCGGAGTCCGGACTATATATCAAGTGGACATGGAGGTGTTAAACTCCATGCAAGTGGATAGAACCTGCAGGATATCTCTAGGACCTCCAGTGGAACGAACTTGTAGGGTATTCGCTGGACATATCTTGGATAAGACAAAATTTCCTCAATAAAATCTGCATATTTACTGGATATCCAAACTTATCCAAATATGATACACCTGGATATCCAGAAATCTCAACCAGAATGTATACACTCTTTTCCAGAGGCTCTGGGAAaccatagaaaaaaataagttcATCTTTTAAGGACCAATTTCTTTGCtatatgatgattatttatcaaataatcttttaaaatcacacaaaaaattttgctCATGTTCAAGTAACTTATTAAACTTTTCTTTAATAATGTAGATTTGATTTTGATAtcaaaagcatttttttttataatttgaaattttgtcttatgaaattttattataaaactaaGCTACGGCATTTTATAAggattgttaaaataatgtagTAAATTCATATGTATACGCGTAAGAGCCAGTTTTACATTTACAtgcaaaaaacatttataataaaaacaaaaataagcaTAATAGTAGTTAAAATACACATGCGCAACGGTTATCGCGGGCCAAATCGATCTGAGTGCGAGACGAGTGCGGTTATTGAACAgctataatatacaaaaaaaaaagtactatCCCCTTATCTTtatgtttaaacaatatttctgtaattcaaaataaatttataactcaGTTAACGTGTGACAGCTTGAGtgataatacaaataacaAGCAAAGCGTTATTATTTGCTGAATGACGTTGACTTGAAACCGACATTATTgcttatttctatttaattatatataactcaaaaaaatataagtaaatgGGCTAAAATAACTAACGAAATACAAATTTGAATTACAAAAACGTATAACTAAAATCAAATCgtgattaaaattgataaaatttaaaaatagtgttTTAATTTGAAGTTTTTAACAAATGTCTATATCAAACtacgaaaaaattgatattgaaaaaccaAGATGGAATCAAAGTACATACATTGGAAGAGCAAAACATTTTTTCAATCTTACAAATCCAATAAATGCATTTGCATCAAATGAACAGCTGGAACGTGCACGAGAAATCATCACACAATACAGGTAATAAAAGATTCAtcaaaacattatttaaaataatttcatacaaaaaaattaagtatattaacaaaaacttTTCcagaaataattaacattttaaattattgtaatttaacaTAATTCAAGTAGCCAATTTATGCCAGGGTCATCGATCTACACTGTAAAATTACAAGTcatttttaagaaattatataaaagaaatttatttcaaaaataaacattgtattataatattataaatattgtgatttgtttcaagaaaagaaaaatcattggATGGTCTTAAAATCACTGAAGATGAACTATGgtcaaataaatatctttacGATAGTGCTTATCATCCTGATACGGGTGAGAAAATGTTATTGATTGGTCGTATGAGTGCTCAAGTACCCATGAACATGATTATTACTGGCTGCATGATGACCTTTTACAAGTAAGTTtgccataaaaaataaaaattctttaaaatattttacgagTGTTACCTTGACTCCGTTCATGAGTCTTATTATCGATGGATAAGTTTATTACGTGAATTAAGAATAATCTATACTATAcgtttcaacaacaataattacttTATAGatttctataaaatatattttgtcgtCTTCCAAAACAGAACGACACGATTAAAAACGTTAAAAtttgagaagaaaaataaaaagtaaaatttttaaaaaaatagtaaaagttAGTTTTCTTCAAGCCAAAGAGGAAttcaaagacaaaaaaaaagtaaaaattaccaattaaaaaaaaactcgcgATAAAGCTGTGTTTTTgttatctataaattttaaatttacaataaaattattttaaaaagcaaAACACAAAATTACTTTcacaaattttacatttttgtttgttcacagcagttttacttttttttgtcgtgaattttattttactatattttgAGGGGCTCTTTATTGAGGAAatcttttatataattgtatgCTTTGGCGGAAATCATATGAAATCTTTCTTGTAGTCTAGgaaatctttttaaaaatccacGCAATCGAATGACATCTTctgattgaaaaaatagagaaatctaaattctaaaattcaattacGGAAAATCCCATGAAATACatggaattatttttgatttttcacttataagttatataatcatataataaaatatatatgtatatgtaattTCATTTTGTGTGTAAATGAGTGAATAATCTGAGGGGCTATTCATACATAATGTAGtcaaaaaagacaaatatCGATTCACTATTAAGTTCCCATGAAttacaacaatttaaattatcctaGAATCTATATATACTCATGGAGCGTCGTTATTTGGAAccttattcaaattaattagataatttcTAGTCGAGATTTGAAGCCTATTAGGAAAGAATCACgctgtttttggaaaaaagaACGAAATAATAAAGGCGTAACTACATGAACCCGAATTGCAGGTTCACAGGTTTAAAAGTTATCTCACAAAAACCAAATATCATATAAATCGACCAAATTTATaagagctttatttttttctattaatgtGTTGTTTTGGGTTGTTACAAGTTTACAACTCAGGAAAAAATCCTGAAGATACCCACCGATACCCTAATTGGTTTTATCTTTGAAGACATTCGCAGGCCTTTAAGTCTTTGCATACTTTTGAAGGTAATCAGCAGTATGTAAAGTATAAGGTTAAGATCGCTGGGTATCTTTGAACATCTGACAAAATCTGTGCTTGTCTGCACATATATGACCAAACAGAGTATCTTCAGGTATCTTCGAAATTTTCTCTCGGGTATTTTTAAAGATTCTCAgcggtatatataaaatccaATGCTACGATGGCTGGGTAAGTTCGAAGATCTGTGTGCATGTGTTAACAGATATAATTAAATCGggtattttttggattttttccCGGagacatggaaaaaaattgattctagaaattttataaaaatacaaattttgcctcatttaataatatcttGAATTAACTACATTATAAATTctactaaataatttaaaaactagcGATTACAGGGTCAGTTCAAACTTTACTGATACAGTATTCGAATAGCCtttcaaaaatattccaattaataataacagacATCTATCATTTGACCGATCAGGCTTTACTAGACTGAAAAAGCCATATACATAAGCATGAGCAGGGACtaaaaattttccttttttttcaagtacctatatattttgaaaGTCGTTTTAGTGAATTATTACAGATAAATTTccaatgaaaaagaaaaattcaaagcTTTCAAACCTGATATTCATCCGTATGACGATTATTCGAAAATGTTTTTACTTATAAATTCTATCTCTTgagattatattttatattttttaactcaatTTAAGTTGCTCTAACtcaaaaacaattgtttatacttttataagaaatatatacttatatatttttttctaaatcaatgaatgaatgaaGTAAAAAAGGCTGAATTTTTAGTTTGCCgcattaaaaattcatgagTAGTAAAATTCTTTCATCAGTAAAagtaattcattaaaattagatttaaaaaaaaaaaaaaaaacaaaaaataaaaattccttGGCCTCCGCTaatagatataattttatacagGTCAACACCAGCTGTTATATTTTGGCAGTGGTTTAACCAATCTTTTAATGCAGTCGTTAATTACACTAACCGAAGTGGGTCAAGTCCAATACCAGTGGAGACACTTGCACAGAGTTATGTTGGTGCCGTCGGTGGTGCTGTAATAACAGCATTAACATTGAATCGTCTTGCTAAACGAGCATCACCATTAGCTGGACGTCTTGTACCATTGGCAGCCGTTGCTGCTGCAAACTGTGTTAATATACCATTAATGAGAATTACAGAATTAAAATATGGTATCgatttacaaaatgaaaaaggtGAATACGTTGGTAAAAGTCGTAAAGCAGCAAAAGAAGCAATATCATCAGTTATACTTTCAAGAATTCTCATGTCAGCACCCAGTATGAGTacgtcaaataaatttaatataatcacTAAAATCACATTAgcatgaaatttaatttaccagaataatttttcagcaCTGGCACCagtattgatgaattttttggaTCGTCGAAAGCTACTTGTCGGAGCTAAATGGGCAGCAGCTCCAATACAGTTAGCTGTATGTGGCATTTGTCTGACATTTGCGACTCCCTTATGCTGTGCATTATTTGCCCAACAAGTAccaatatcaattgataatctAGAACCTgacgtaaaagaaaaaatacacgCCTGTGATAGAAATGCTAAAATTCTTGTTTATAATAAGGGGCTATaatatgtgtatattttttctctcataaattgaatatttttctctgtaagaaaaaaaattaatatttactcaagttatttataacaaaagatttttatttattcaagtttttaatttttttcaat from Aphidius gifuensis isolate YNYX2018 unplaced genomic scaffold, ASM1490517v1 Contig18, whole genome shotgun sequence carries:
- the LOC122860023 gene encoding sideroflexin-1-like isoform X1, with translation MSISNYEKIDIEKPRWNQSTYIGRAKHFFNLTNPINAFASNEQLERAREIITQYRKEKSLDGLKITEDELWSNKYLYDSAYHPDTGEKMLLIGRMSAQVPMNMIITGCMMTFYKSTPAVIFWQWFNQSFNAVVNYTNRSGSSPIPVETLAQSYVGAVGGAVITALTLNRLAKRASPLAGRLVPLAAVAAANCVNIPLMRITELKYGIDLQNEKGEYVGKSRKAAKEAISSVILSRILMSAPSMTLAPVLMNFLDRRKLLVGAKWAAAPIQLAVCGICLTFATPLCCALFAQQVPISIDNLEPDVKEKIHACDRNAKILVYNKGL
- the LOC122860023 gene encoding sideroflexin-1-like isoform X2, whose translation is MHLHQMNSWNVHEKSSHNTEKSLDGLKITEDELWSNKYLYDSAYHPDTGEKMLLIGRMSAQVPMNMIITGCMMTFYKSTPAVIFWQWFNQSFNAVVNYTNRSGSSPIPVETLAQSYVGAVGGAVITALTLNRLAKRASPLAGRLVPLAAVAAANCVNIPLMRITELKYGIDLQNEKGEYVGKSRKAAKEAISSVILSRILMSAPSMTLAPVLMNFLDRRKLLVGAKWAAAPIQLAVCGICLTFATPLCCALFAQQVPISIDNLEPDVKEKIHACDRNAKILVYNKGL